The Terriglobia bacterium genome contains the following window.
GACGGTGCAGCGCGGGGAGCGCGCGGCGCTGGACGACGTTTCGCTGCGCATCGGCGACGGGGAGCACGTGTGCATCCTGGGGCCGAACGGGTGCGGGAAATCCACGCTGATCAAGACGATTACGCGGGAATGTTATCCGGTGGCGCGGGCAGGGTCGTCCATTGCGATTTTCGGGCAGGAGCGCTGGGATATTTTCGAGCTGCGGGCGCTGCTGGGGATCGTTTCGCCGGACCTGCTGGCGATGTGCTCGACGGATGCGACGTGCCGCGACGTGGTGCTCTCGGGATTCTTCAGCAGCACGCGGATTTTCCCCAATCACCATCCCGCGCCGGAGCACCGGGAGCGGGCCGAAGCGGCGCTGGCGCGGCTGGGGATCGCGCATCTGGCGGGGCGCGCGGTGGCGGAGATGTCCTCCGGGGAGGCCAAGCGCACGCTGATCGCCCGGGCCCTGGCGCACAATCCGCGGACGCTGCTCTTCGACGAGCCGAGCAACGCGCTGGACATCGCCGCGCAGATGCAGCTGCGCACGACGATGCGCGAGCTGGCGCAGGCGGGCCTGGGGATTCTGCTGGTGACGCACCACGTCTCGGAGATCATCCCGGAGATCGAGCGGGTGGTGCTGCTGCGCGCGGGGCGCATCCTGGCGGACGGGCCGAAGGAGCGAGTGCTGACGTCGGAGCG
Protein-coding sequences here:
- a CDS encoding ATP-binding cassette domain-containing protein; this translates as MVESGNKRKPALLEMSHVTVQRGERAALDDVSLRIGDGEHVCILGPNGCGKSTLIKTITRECYPVARAGSSIAIFGQERWDIFELRALLGIVSPDLLAMCSTDATCRDVVLSGFFSSTRIFPNHHPAPEHRERAEAALARLGIAHLAGRAVAEMSSGEAKRTLIARALAHNPRTLLFDEPSNALDIAAQMQLRTTMRELAQAGLGILLVTHHVSEIIPEIERVVLLRAGRILADGPKERVLTSERLTELFGVPVRLAQHDGHFHLW